A genomic region of Phragmites australis chromosome 2, lpPhrAust1.1, whole genome shotgun sequence contains the following coding sequences:
- the LOC133910141 gene encoding copper transport protein CCH-like → MAVVELKVGMHCDRCIKAIKKAIKTIDDMESYQLETEINKVTVTGNVTPEEVVKALQKIGKTATCWGED, encoded by the exons ATGGCT GTTGTGGAGTTGAAGGTTGGAATGCACTGTGACAGGTGCATCAAGGCGATTAAGAAGGCGATAAAAACGATCGATG ACATGGAGAGTTATCAACTCGAAACGGAGATAAACAAGGTCACTGTGACAGGAAACGTCACCCCAGAGGAAGTTGTCAAGGCTCTCCAGAAGATAGGGAAGACAGCAACTTGCTGGGGTGAAGACTGA
- the LOC133909046 gene encoding WRKY transcription factor WRKY24-like, with the protein MTTSTSGSIEAPANSRPGSFSFASTSFTEILAAGGAAGGGSRYKAMTPPSLPLSPPPVSPSSFFNMPSGLNPADFLDSPVLPNFSIFPSPTAGAFASQQFSWMAAQGAEQGGKDEQSQSFPDFSFQTAPTSEEAVRTTTTFQPPIPPAPLGEESFTSQQQPWGYQQRPGMDAGANQATSGAPFQATSSEAAAMAPNVPASGGYIQAQSQRRTSDDGYNWRKYGQKQVKGSENPRSYYKCTFPSCPTKKKVERSQDGQITEIVYKGTHSHVKPQNTRRNSGTAAQLLQSGGDAFEHSFGGMSGKPVATPENSSASFGDDEIGVGSPRAGNVGGDEFEEDEPDSKRWRKDGDSEGISMAGNRTVREPRVVVQTMSDIDILDDGYRWRKYGQKVVKGNPNPRSYYKCTTAGCPVRKHVERASHDLRAVITTYEGKHNHDVPAARGSAALYRPAPPPPAPMTYQSGAAGGQQYAHGFGSQGSFGFSGAPVQSSAAGASFAFSGFDNPMGSYMSQHHQQQQRQNDFMHAHASRAKEEPREDMFFQHSMMYTD; encoded by the exons ATGACCACCTCGACGTCCGGGAGCATCGAGGCGCCGGCGAACTCGCGGCCCGGCTCGTTCTCGTTCGCGAGCACGAGCTTCACGGAAATCCTGGCGGCCGGCGGTGCGGCGGGCGGGGGGTCGAGGTACAAGGCCATGACCCCGCCGTCCCTGCcgctgtcgccgccgccggtgtcGCCGTCGTCCTTCTTCAACATGCCCAGCGGCCTGAACCCCGCCGACTTCCTCGACTCGCCCGTCCTCCCGAACTTCAGT ATCTTCCCCTCGCCCACAGCGGGCGCATTCGCCTCGCAGCAATTCAGCTGGATGGCGGCGCAGGGCGCGGAGCAAGGCGGCAAGGACGAGCAGAGTCAGTCGTTCCCCGACTTCTCGTTCCAGACTGCGCCGACGAGCGAAGAGGCCGTTCGGACGACGACGACCTTCCAGCCACCGATTCCACCAGCCCCACTG GGTGAAGAGTCGTTCACAAGTCAGCAGCAGCCATGGGGCTACCAGCAGCGACCAGGCATGGACGCGGGCGCCAACCAGGCGACCTCCGGCGCGCCGTTCCAGGCGACCTCGTCGGAAGCCGCTGCGATGGCGCCGAACGTGCCGGCGAGTGGCGGGTACATCCAGGCGCAGTCGCAAAGGAGAACGTCGGACGACGGGTACAACTGGCGCAAGTACGGGCAGAAGCAGGTGAAGGGGAGCGAGAACCCGCGAAGCTACTACAAGTGCACCTTCCCGAGCTGCCCCAccaagaagaaggtggagcGCTCGCAGGACGGCCAGATCACCGAGATCGTCTACAAGGGCACGCACAGCCACGTCAAGCCGCAGAACACGCGCAGGAACTCCGGCACGGCGGCGCAACTGCTGCAGAGCGGCGGCGACGCGTTCGAGCACTCGTTTGGCGGGATGTCGGGTAAGCCCGTCGCAACGCCCGAGAACTCCTCGGCGTCGTTCGGGGACGACGAGATCGGCGTAGGCTCGCCGAGGGCCGGAAACGTTGGAGGCGACGAGTTCGAAGAGGACGAGCCGGATTCGAAAAGATG GAGGAAAGACGGTGACAGCGAGGGGATCTCCATGGCCGGCAACCGAACGGTGCGCGAGCCGAGGGTCGTTGTCCAAACCATGAGCGACATCGACATCCTCGATGACGGCTACCGGTGGAGGAAGTACGGCCAGAAGGTGGTGAAGGGTAACCCAAACCCAAG GAGCTACTACAAGTGCACCACGGCCGGTTGCCCGGTGCGGAAGCACGTGGAGCGCGCGTCCCACGACCTGCGCGCCGTGATCACCACGTACGAGGGCAAGCACAACCACGACGTGCCCGCCGCGCGGGGGAGCGCCGCGCTCTACCGCCCCgcgcccccgccgccggcgcccaTGACGTACCAGAGCGGCGCCGCAGGTGGGCAACAGTACGCGCACGGGTTCGGCAGCCAGGGATCGTTCGGCTTCAGCGGCGCGCCGGTGCAGAGCAGCGCCGCGGGAGCCAGCTTCGCGTTCTCCGGCTTCGACAACCCGATGGGGTCGTACATGAGCCaacaccaccagcagcagcagaggcagAACGACTTCATGCACGCGCACGCCTCGAGGGCCAAGGAGGAGCCAAGAGAGGACATGTTTTTCCAGCACTCGATGATGTACACTGACTGA
- the LOC133910142 gene encoding uncharacterized protein LOC133910142, with product MGNSLRCCLACMIPCGALDVVRIVHLSGHVDEFSCPVAAASVLAAHPNHTLTTAWSPSGAAGCASKKLVIVSSDSELKRGRIYFLIPSATLPADRRTKKGGSNKSSKRSSRHHAKSTGGTAEQDNYLRELLSEKTASCGGHRRQRSGARVGVWRPQLESIVEEASD from the coding sequence ATGGGCAACAGCCTGCGGTGCTGCCTGGCCTGCATGATCCCCTGCGGCGCTCTCGACGTAGTCCGCATCGTGCACCTCAGCGGGCACGTCGACGAGTTCAGCTGCCCGGTCGCCGCGGCCTCCGTGCTCGCCGCGCACCCCAACCACACCCTCACCACGGCGTGGTCCCCCTCCGGCGCGGCCGGGTGCGCCTCCAAGAAGCTCGTCATCGTGTCTTCCGACTCCGAGCTCAAGCGCGGCCGCATCTACTTCCTCATCCCATCGGCCACCCTGCCGGCCGACAGGAGGACGAAGAAGGGCGGTTCCAACAAGAGCAGCAAGCGCTCGAGCCGCCACCACGCCAAGAGCACCGGCGGCACGGCGGAGCAGGACAACTACCTGAGGGAGCTGCTTTCCGAGAAGACCGCGTCGTGCGGCGGCCACCGGAGGCAGCGGAGCGGCGCCCGGGTCGGCGTGTGGCGGCCGCAGCTCGAGAGCATTGTGGAAGAGGCCTCAGATTAG